Proteins from a genomic interval of Diaminobutyricimonas aerilata:
- the rimI gene encoding ribosomal protein S18-alanine N-acetyltransferase, whose product MTRLRPATIDDLDAIMALETATFDDDAWSADTMRSELTGEHGHYLVAVDDADAVIGYAGLLAPRGTGDGDIQTIAVAPHVRRQGLGRELFAALLAEARERGVERVFLEVRADNPNAQALYESFGFERIAVRPRYYRGGIDAVIMRGEPTR is encoded by the coding sequence GTGACCCGGCTGCGCCCCGCGACGATCGATGACCTCGACGCGATCATGGCGCTCGAGACGGCGACGTTCGACGACGACGCCTGGTCAGCCGACACCATGAGATCCGAGCTCACCGGCGAGCACGGGCACTACCTCGTGGCCGTCGACGACGCGGATGCGGTGATCGGCTACGCCGGACTGCTCGCCCCGCGCGGCACCGGCGACGGCGACATCCAGACGATCGCGGTCGCCCCGCATGTGCGGCGGCAGGGCCTCGGGCGCGAACTGTTCGCCGCACTCCTCGCCGAGGCCCGCGAACGCGGCGTCGAGCGGGTGTTCCTCGAGGTGCGGGCCGACAACCCGAACGCCCAGGCGCTCTACGAGTCGTTCGGCTTCGAACGCATCGCCGTGCGCCCCCGCTACTACCGCGGCGGCATCGATGCGGTCATCATGCGCGGGGAGCCCACGCGATGA
- the glmS gene encoding glutamine--fructose-6-phosphate transaminase (isomerizing), producing MCGIVGYVGDAKSIEVLMGGLRRLEYRGYDSAGVAVIDADGTLGTRKRAGKLQVLADDLEESPLPNGTTGIGHTRWATHGGPTDGNAHPHLGDDGKLALIHNGIIENFAELKAELLAEGAEFSSETDTEVAALLVGREYRATNDLTAAFRNVVKRLEGAFTLLAVHRDQPGVVVGARRNSPLVIGLGDGENFLGSDVAAFVEFTRRAMEIGQDQIVTIRPDSVDVTDFDGAAVETREFEVAWDASAAEKGGWSSFMAKEISEEPDAIANTLLGRVHDGTVSLSELDPLGADTLAGIERIIVIACGTAAYAGMLGAYAIEKWARVPVDVQLSHEFRYREPVIGDRTLVVSISQSGETMDTLMAVKYAREAGARTLSICNTQGATIPRESDAVLYTHAGPEVAVASTKAFVAQVTALYLLGLQLASIRGSLSPELIAEQVAELAAVPAKLSEVLQSGETISQLARWMADTRSVLFLGRHVGYPVALEGALKLKELAYIHAEGFAAGELKHGPIALIEPGQIVFVVVPSPRDPLSLHPKVVSNIQEIRARGARVIAIAEEGDAAVLPYADEVIRIPLAAPLFEPLLSVVPLHIFGMELAAAKGLDVDQPRNLAKSVTVE from the coding sequence ATGTGTGGAATCGTGGGATATGTCGGTGATGCCAAGAGCATCGAGGTGCTGATGGGCGGCCTGCGCCGCCTGGAGTACCGCGGCTACGACTCCGCGGGCGTCGCGGTCATCGACGCCGACGGCACCCTCGGCACGCGCAAGCGCGCCGGCAAGCTGCAGGTCCTCGCCGACGACCTCGAGGAGTCGCCCCTCCCGAACGGCACGACCGGCATCGGTCACACCCGCTGGGCCACCCACGGCGGCCCGACCGACGGGAACGCTCACCCGCATCTCGGCGACGACGGCAAGCTCGCGCTCATCCACAACGGCATCATCGAGAACTTCGCCGAGCTCAAGGCGGAACTGCTCGCCGAGGGCGCCGAATTCTCCAGCGAGACCGACACCGAGGTCGCCGCCCTCCTGGTCGGCCGCGAGTACCGCGCCACCAACGACCTCACCGCGGCGTTCCGCAACGTCGTCAAGCGCCTCGAGGGCGCCTTCACCCTGCTCGCCGTGCACCGCGACCAGCCCGGCGTCGTCGTCGGCGCCCGGCGCAACTCGCCGCTCGTGATCGGACTCGGCGACGGCGAGAACTTCCTCGGCTCCGATGTCGCCGCGTTCGTCGAGTTCACCCGGCGCGCGATGGAGATCGGTCAGGACCAGATCGTCACGATCCGCCCCGACTCCGTCGACGTCACCGACTTCGACGGCGCCGCGGTCGAGACCCGCGAGTTCGAGGTCGCCTGGGACGCGTCCGCCGCCGAGAAGGGCGGCTGGTCGAGCTTCATGGCGAAGGAGATCAGCGAAGAGCCCGACGCGATCGCGAACACCCTCCTCGGCCGCGTGCACGACGGAACGGTCTCGCTGAGCGAGCTCGACCCGCTCGGAGCGGACACGCTCGCCGGCATCGAGCGCATCATCGTCATCGCGTGCGGCACCGCCGCCTACGCCGGCATGCTCGGCGCCTACGCGATCGAGAAGTGGGCGCGCGTCCCCGTCGACGTGCAGCTCTCGCACGAGTTCCGCTACCGCGAGCCGGTGATCGGCGACCGCACCCTGGTCGTCTCGATCAGTCAGTCCGGCGAGACGATGGACACCCTCATGGCGGTCAAGTACGCCCGTGAGGCCGGGGCCCGCACGCTCTCGATCTGCAACACCCAGGGCGCCACCATCCCGCGTGAGTCGGATGCCGTGCTCTACACGCACGCCGGCCCCGAGGTCGCCGTGGCCTCGACGAAGGCGTTCGTGGCGCAGGTGACCGCCCTCTACCTGCTCGGACTCCAGCTCGCCTCGATCCGCGGCTCGCTGAGCCCCGAGCTCATCGCCGAGCAGGTCGCCGAGCTCGCGGCCGTGCCCGCCAAGCTCAGCGAGGTGCTGCAGTCGGGCGAGACGATCAGTCAGCTCGCGCGCTGGATGGCGGACACCCGCTCCGTCCTGTTCCTCGGCCGCCACGTCGGATACCCGGTCGCGCTCGAGGGTGCCCTCAAGCTCAAGGAGCTCGCGTACATCCACGCCGAGGGCTTCGCCGCCGGCGAGCTCAAGCACGGACCGATCGCCCTCATCGAGCCGGGTCAGATCGTGTTCGTCGTCGTGCCGAGCCCGCGCGACCCCCTGTCGCTGCACCCCAAGGTCGTGTCGAACATCCAGGAGATCCGTGCCCGCGGCGCCCGCGTCATCGCGATCGCCGAGGAGGGCGACGCGGCCGTGCTGCCGTACGCCGACGAGGTCATCCGCATCCCGCTCGCGGCGCCGCTGTTCGAGCCGCTGCTGTCGGTCGTGCCGTTGCACATCTTCGGCATGGAGCTCGCCGCCGCCAAGGGGCTCGACGTCGACCAGCCGCGCAACCTCGCCAAGTCGGTCACGGTCGAGTAG
- the tsaE gene encoding tRNA (adenosine(37)-N6)-threonylcarbamoyltransferase complex ATPase subunit type 1 TsaE — protein sequence MSVELIVGTPDEMEALGARLAGRLDAGDLVALNGELGAGKTTLTRGLGAALGVRGTVTSPTFVLARTHPRTSGAPLVHVDAYRLGDATELDDLDLDYPGSIVVVEWGAGLLDGVAESWLEVDIDRGHGDVAADPESDEATPRRVRITGHGPRWTDLSWVAPPPEPHPLVE from the coding sequence ATGAGCGTGGAACTGATCGTCGGAACACCCGACGAGATGGAGGCGCTCGGCGCGCGCCTCGCCGGTCGCCTCGATGCCGGGGATCTCGTCGCCCTCAACGGCGAACTCGGCGCCGGCAAGACGACGCTCACCCGCGGACTCGGTGCCGCCCTCGGCGTGCGCGGCACGGTGACGAGCCCCACCTTCGTGCTCGCCCGCACCCATCCGCGCACTTCCGGCGCCCCGCTCGTGCACGTCGACGCCTACCGGCTCGGCGATGCGACGGAACTCGACGACCTCGACCTCGACTACCCCGGCTCGATCGTGGTGGTCGAGTGGGGCGCGGGCCTGCTCGACGGCGTCGCCGAATCATGGCTCGAGGTCGACATCGACCGCGGGCACGGCGACGTCGCGGCCGACCCCGAATCGGACGAAGCGACCCCGCGGCGCGTGCGTATCACCGGCCACGGCCCCCGCTGGACCGACCTGAGTTGGGTCGCCCCGCCACCGGAGCCGCACCCGCTGGTCGAGTAG
- the tsaB gene encoding tRNA (adenosine(37)-N6)-threonylcarbamoyltransferase complex dimerization subunit type 1 TsaB, whose product MLLAIDTSSGTSVAVVDRDAGVLAEHTEADTRRHAEVVGLLIERSLADAGVTASDLSGVAVGMGPGPFTGLRVGIAAARTFAFGTGRPLVPVVSHDALAFAHADAVAIITDARRREVYWSEYDAPDELGLPRRIRGPEIARPDELETALPRLEHAPVSAGALGMLAERLYAAGRPFADDRALYLRSPDVTMSASNRGARRVS is encoded by the coding sequence GTGCTGCTGGCGATCGACACCTCTTCGGGGACGAGCGTCGCCGTGGTCGACCGCGACGCCGGCGTGCTCGCCGAGCACACCGAGGCGGACACCCGCCGCCACGCCGAGGTCGTCGGGCTGCTGATCGAGCGGAGCCTCGCGGATGCGGGGGTCACCGCGTCGGACCTCTCCGGTGTCGCCGTCGGGATGGGTCCCGGCCCCTTCACCGGCCTGCGGGTCGGCATCGCCGCCGCGCGAACCTTCGCGTTCGGCACCGGACGCCCGCTCGTGCCCGTCGTGAGCCACGACGCCCTCGCCTTCGCGCACGCCGACGCGGTCGCGATCATCACCGACGCGCGTCGCCGCGAGGTGTACTGGTCCGAATACGACGCGCCCGACGAGCTCGGCCTGCCCCGGCGCATCCGCGGACCGGAGATCGCGCGACCCGACGAGCTCGAGACGGCACTGCCGCGTCTCGAGCACGCCCCCGTCTCCGCCGGCGCGCTCGGCATGCTCGCCGAACGCCTCTATGCCGCCGGGCGACCATTCGCCGACGACCGTGCCCTGTACCTCCGCTCTCCCGACGTGACCATGTCGGCGAGCAACCGCGGCGCGCGGAGGGTGTCGTGA
- a CDS encoding holo-ACP synthase — protein MIAGIGVDVVDLARFERALSRTPRLRDRLFGADEQVVDGRPRPLRSLAGRFAAKEALIKALGGSDGVTWHDIAVVSGPQGDPDFRITGRLAALVEERGIARIHLSMSHDAGIAVAYVVVES, from the coding sequence GTGATCGCCGGGATCGGCGTCGACGTCGTGGATCTCGCCCGTTTCGAACGGGCTCTGAGTCGCACGCCGCGGCTGCGCGACCGGCTGTTCGGCGCGGATGAGCAGGTCGTCGACGGTCGGCCGCGTCCGCTGCGCAGCCTCGCGGGCCGGTTCGCCGCGAAGGAAGCGCTCATCAAAGCGCTCGGCGGATCCGACGGGGTGACCTGGCACGACATCGCCGTCGTCTCCGGACCGCAGGGCGACCCGGACTTCCGCATCACCGGCCGCCTCGCCGCGCTCGTCGAGGAGCGCGGCATCGCCCGCATCCACCTCTCGATGTCGCACGACGCCGGGATCGCCGTCGCCTACGTGGTGGTGGAGTCATGA
- the tsaD gene encoding tRNA (adenosine(37)-N6)-threonylcarbamoyltransferase complex transferase subunit TsaD: protein MSGPLVLGIETSCDETGIGIVRGRELLANVIASSMDEHARYGGVVPEVAARAHLEALEPTLREALDTAGVTLDELDGIAVTSGPGLSGALMVGIGAAKGLALATGKPLYAVNHLVGHVGADVLRADGSELELPTIALLVSGGHTSLLHVRDLLSDVELLGETIDDAAGEAFDKVARLLGLGYPGGPRIDEAAASGDPAAIRFPRGLTQPKDLERHRYDFSFSGLKTAVARWVEQRQDAGEHVPVADVAASFRESVADVLTAKAIAACVDRGVPRLLLGGGVAANARIRGLAQERADAAGVELRVPPLSLCTDNGAMIAAVGAGLIAAGRAPSGLGFGADSTLPVTTVQM, encoded by the coding sequence ATGAGCGGCCCCCTCGTGCTCGGCATCGAGACGAGCTGCGACGAGACCGGCATCGGGATCGTGCGCGGCCGCGAGCTGCTCGCCAACGTCATCGCCTCGTCGATGGACGAGCACGCGCGCTACGGGGGAGTCGTGCCCGAGGTCGCCGCGCGGGCGCACCTCGAGGCGCTCGAACCGACGCTGCGCGAGGCGCTCGACACCGCAGGCGTCACCCTGGACGAACTCGACGGCATCGCGGTGACGAGCGGACCCGGACTCTCCGGGGCGCTCATGGTCGGCATCGGCGCCGCGAAGGGACTCGCCCTCGCGACCGGCAAGCCGCTCTACGCGGTCAATCACCTCGTCGGCCACGTCGGCGCCGACGTGTTGCGCGCCGACGGCAGCGAACTCGAACTGCCGACGATCGCGCTGCTCGTCTCCGGCGGACACACCTCACTCCTGCACGTGCGGGACCTGCTCTCCGACGTCGAACTGCTCGGCGAGACGATCGACGACGCGGCTGGGGAGGCCTTCGACAAGGTCGCCCGCCTGCTCGGGCTCGGATACCCGGGCGGCCCGCGCATCGACGAGGCCGCGGCATCCGGCGACCCCGCCGCCATCCGCTTCCCCCGCGGCCTCACCCAGCCGAAGGACCTCGAACGCCACCGCTACGACTTCTCGTTCTCGGGACTCAAGACCGCGGTGGCCCGCTGGGTGGAGCAACGCCAGGACGCCGGCGAGCACGTGCCGGTGGCGGATGTGGCGGCGAGTTTCCGGGAGTCGGTCGCCGACGTGCTCACGGCGAAGGCGATCGCCGCGTGCGTCGACCGGGGTGTGCCTCGCCTGCTGCTCGGCGGCGGCGTGGCGGCGAACGCCCGCATCCGGGGGCTCGCCCAGGAGCGGGCGGATGCGGCCGGAGTGGAACTGCGGGTGCCGCCGTTGTCGCTCTGCACCGACAACGGGGCGATGATCGCCGCGGTCGGCGCTGGGCTCATCGCCGCGGGGCGCGCGCCGTCCGGGCTCGGCTTCGGGGCCGATTCGACCCTGCCGGTCACGACCGTCCAGATGTGA
- the coaA gene encoding type I pantothenate kinase — MSDPSAHGSSPFLEIERARWAELAPTVPLPLDDATLAGLVGVGDVLDAREVREVYLPLSRLLGLHVESARRLNAARNGFLRQERPTTPFVVGIAGSVAVGKSTTARLLRELLSRWDGTPRVELVTTDGFLFPNAELERRGLMQRKGFPESYDRRALLRFVSRVKSGADEVSAPVYSHLSYDIVPDAAVVVRRPDVLIVEGLNVLQPPRAGGLAVSDLFDASIYVDARTSDIASWYEERFLSLQRGAFADPQSYFHRYAALDEEQARSRAREIWGAINEPNLVENILPTRSRATIVLRKGGDHAVSTVLLRKI; from the coding sequence ATGTCGGACCCCTCAGCCCACGGCTCCTCGCCGTTCCTCGAGATCGAGCGAGCAAGGTGGGCGGAGCTCGCACCGACGGTGCCGTTGCCGCTCGACGACGCCACCCTGGCGGGGCTCGTCGGAGTCGGCGACGTGCTGGATGCACGCGAGGTGCGCGAGGTGTACCTGCCGCTCAGCCGCCTGCTGGGACTGCACGTCGAGTCCGCCCGGCGGCTCAACGCCGCCCGCAACGGCTTCCTGCGACAGGAGCGCCCGACCACACCGTTCGTCGTCGGCATCGCCGGGTCGGTCGCCGTCGGCAAGTCGACGACCGCGCGACTGCTGCGCGAACTGCTCTCCCGGTGGGATGGCACTCCCCGGGTCGAGCTCGTGACGACCGACGGGTTCCTCTTCCCCAACGCCGAGTTGGAGCGCCGCGGGCTGATGCAGCGCAAGGGGTTCCCCGAGAGCTACGACCGCCGGGCGCTGCTGCGGTTCGTCAGCCGGGTCAAGAGCGGCGCCGACGAGGTCAGCGCACCGGTGTACTCGCATCTGAGCTACGACATCGTGCCGGACGCCGCGGTCGTGGTGCGCCGGCCCGACGTGCTCATCGTCGAGGGCCTCAACGTGCTGCAGCCCCCGCGCGCCGGCGGTCTCGCGGTGAGCGATCTGTTCGATGCGAGCATCTACGTCGACGCGCGCACGAGCGACATCGCGAGCTGGTACGAGGAACGCTTCCTCAGCCTCCAGCGTGGGGCGTTCGCCGATCCGCAGTCGTACTTCCACCGCTACGCCGCCCTCGACGAAGAGCAGGCGCGCAGTCGGGCCCGGGAGATCTGGGGCGCGATCAACGAGCCGAACCTGGTGGAGAACATCCTGCCGACCCGGTCGCGCGCGACGATCGTGCTGCGCAAGGGCGGCGACCACGCCGTCTCGACGGTGCTGCTCCGCAAGATCTGA
- the alr gene encoding alanine racemase encodes MTLREALVNLDAVRRNVEVLRRGAGGATAMAVVKADGYGHGALPVARAALEAGAEWIGTADLAEALALRAAGITAPLLCWLHPGDVDMRAAVEADIDLGISTADQLERAGDAGATVHLKTDTGLSRNGIPESELPAVLDRAAALESAGRLSVRGIFSHLANASDDDDREQLAAFHRHLDAARAAGLAPEAVHFASTAAAIRHEDCRFGMVRLGIGMYGLSPFDGVSSAELGLTPAMTLSAEVVSVKRVPAGSGVSYGFTYRTAGDTTLALVAMGYADGVPRQASNRGPVTIGGVTHTVSGRIAMDQFVVDVGNTPVQAGDRAVLFGDPADGVPSADDWALAADTINYEIVTRVGPRVPRRYRG; translated from the coding sequence ATGACGCTGCGCGAGGCGCTCGTGAACCTCGACGCCGTGCGCCGGAACGTCGAGGTGCTGCGCCGCGGCGCCGGAGGGGCGACCGCGATGGCGGTCGTGAAGGCGGACGGGTACGGGCACGGCGCCCTCCCGGTCGCGCGGGCGGCGCTGGAGGCGGGGGCCGAGTGGATCGGCACCGCCGACCTGGCCGAGGCGCTCGCGCTGCGCGCGGCGGGCATCACCGCACCGCTGCTCTGCTGGCTGCACCCCGGCGACGTCGACATGCGCGCCGCCGTCGAGGCCGACATCGACCTCGGCATCAGCACCGCCGACCAGCTCGAGCGGGCGGGCGACGCCGGGGCCACCGTGCACCTCAAGACCGACACCGGGCTCAGCCGCAACGGCATCCCGGAGAGCGAGCTGCCGGCCGTGCTCGACCGGGCGGCGGCGTTGGAGAGCGCCGGCCGGCTGAGCGTGCGCGGGATCTTCAGCCACCTCGCGAACGCGAGCGACGACGACGACCGCGAGCAGCTCGCCGCCTTCCACCGTCACCTGGATGCGGCTCGCGCGGCCGGGCTCGCGCCCGAGGCGGTGCACTTCGCCTCGACGGCCGCGGCGATCCGTCATGAGGACTGCCGCTTCGGCATGGTGCGCCTCGGCATCGGCATGTACGGCCTCTCGCCCTTCGACGGCGTCTCGAGCGCCGAACTCGGACTCACCCCCGCGATGACGCTCTCGGCGGAGGTCGTGTCGGTCAAGCGCGTGCCCGCCGGCAGCGGGGTGTCGTACGGATTCACCTACCGCACGGCCGGCGACACGACCCTCGCGCTCGTGGCGATGGGTTACGCCGACGGGGTGCCCCGACAGGCGTCCAACCGCGGTCCCGTGACGATCGGCGGCGTCACCCACACGGTGAGCGGCCGCATCGCGATGGACCAGTTCGTCGTCGACGTCGGGAACACACCCGTGCAGGCGGGGGACCGCGCCGTGCTGTTCGGCGACCCGGCCGACGGAGTGCCCTCCGCCGACGACTGGGCGCTCGCGGCCGACACCATCAACTACGAGATCGTCACGCGGGTCGGCCCGCGAGTACCCCGGCGGTACCGCGGATGA